Proteins found in one Amphiprion ocellaris isolate individual 3 ecotype Okinawa chromosome 22, ASM2253959v1, whole genome shotgun sequence genomic segment:
- the LOC111586758 gene encoding complement C3-like isoform X1 produces MDHSVRGEGVADDGRFAIIGINQQQVCDPLLYLVKNKFRHREKIYVEDNPVYSTTMTGGLCDDDPETTLTAFVHIGPTFVHNALKQAGIHCSSPGVNVEEAIRSTSAYLKRALTKPGRRPYTVAIASYALALDGLPTTLHELLLRGAAPGFSHWLDRENHLFTLEATGYALLALVKWGRMEEAAAPFKWLNSQRRKGGGFGSTQPTMVGGGLCVKHLVRVPDTQTPS; encoded by the exons ATG GATCACAGCGTACGTGGTGAAGGTGTGGCTGATGATGGCCGTTTTGCCATCATCGGCATCAACCAGCAACAAGTGTGTGACCCTCTGCTCTACCTGGTGAAGAATAAATTCCGGCATAGAGAGAAAATCTACGTAGAAGACAACCCCGTTTACAGCACGACCATGACT GGTGGTCTCTGTGATGACGACCCAGAGACAACTCTGACCGCCTTTGTCCACATCGGTCCCACATTTGTCCACAATGCGCTCAAGCAGGCAGGGATCCACTGCAGCAGTCCAGGTGTAAATGTGGAG GAAGCCATCCGTTCAACATCAGCCTACTTGAAGAGAGCTCTGACGAAGCCTGGGAGGAGACCATACACGGTGGCCATCGCCTCTTATGCCCTGGCTTTGGACGGCTTGCCCACCACTCTTCATGAACTTTTACTCAGAGGTGCAGCTCCAG GTTTCAGCCACTGGCTTGACAGGGAAAACCACTTGTTCACGCTGGAGGCGACCGGCTATGCCCTGCTGGCTCTGGTCAAGTGGGGACGAATGGAGGAAGCTGCTGCACCCTTCAAATGGCTGAACAGccagagaagaaaaggaggaggctTCGGCTCCACTCAG CCCACCATGGTGGGTGGTGGTCTCTGCGTCAAACACCTGGTCAGAGTACCTGATA
- the LOC111586758 gene encoding complement C3-like isoform X2, whose protein sequence is MQVMGGLCDDDPETTLTAFVHIGPTFVHNALKQAGIHCSSPGVNVEEAIRSTSAYLKRALTKPGRRPYTVAIASYALALDGLPTTLHELLLRGAAPGFSHWLDRENHLFTLEATGYALLALVKWGRMEEAAAPFKWLNSQRRKGGGFGSTQPTMVGGGLCVKHLVRVPDTQTPS, encoded by the exons ATGCAGGTCATG GGTGGTCTCTGTGATGACGACCCAGAGACAACTCTGACCGCCTTTGTCCACATCGGTCCCACATTTGTCCACAATGCGCTCAAGCAGGCAGGGATCCACTGCAGCAGTCCAGGTGTAAATGTGGAG GAAGCCATCCGTTCAACATCAGCCTACTTGAAGAGAGCTCTGACGAAGCCTGGGAGGAGACCATACACGGTGGCCATCGCCTCTTATGCCCTGGCTTTGGACGGCTTGCCCACCACTCTTCATGAACTTTTACTCAGAGGTGCAGCTCCAG GTTTCAGCCACTGGCTTGACAGGGAAAACCACTTGTTCACGCTGGAGGCGACCGGCTATGCCCTGCTGGCTCTGGTCAAGTGGGGACGAATGGAGGAAGCTGCTGCACCCTTCAAATGGCTGAACAGccagagaagaaaaggaggaggctTCGGCTCCACTCAG CCCACCATGGTGGGTGGTGGTCTCTGCGTCAAACACCTGGTCAGAGTACCTGATA